The proteins below come from a single Pedobacter sp. MC2016-14 genomic window:
- a CDS encoding DUF6266 family protein: MGKMNYGPFGPFTGKIGKLVGSSRNGVFYVKTISKRTAPFSEAELANHNRFRVAEAWVKPLLSFVKVGFNNDTPNRGRSAAKSYIMKNAIESEGLEVTVFPERMKVSMGNLSLSENISVAVDEDLNLHFSWNKDYVTNGSMRDQIMMLAYDVDAKRAYSVTAGNFRYLGTDVLPIDSKSYERTLHIYAAFNAENRKDQSESVYLGTIIIQKSDA; the protein is encoded by the coding sequence ATGGGAAAAATGAATTATGGGCCTTTTGGTCCATTCACAGGGAAAATTGGCAAGCTTGTTGGCAGCTCCAGAAATGGTGTATTTTATGTAAAAACAATTTCAAAAAGAACAGCGCCATTTTCTGAAGCGGAGCTGGCCAATCATAATAGATTTAGAGTTGCAGAAGCCTGGGTAAAACCACTTTTATCTTTTGTAAAAGTTGGTTTTAACAATGATACACCTAACCGTGGCAGATCTGCAGCAAAATCTTATATAATGAAAAATGCCATAGAAAGCGAAGGCCTGGAGGTTACTGTTTTCCCGGAACGCATGAAAGTAAGTATGGGCAATTTATCCTTATCAGAAAACATCAGCGTAGCTGTTGATGAAGATCTAAATTTACATTTTAGCTGGAACAAGGATTATGTAACCAATGGCAGCATGCGCGACCAGATCATGATGCTGGCCTATGACGTAGATGCTAAAAGAGCGTATTCCGTTACAGCGGGTAATTTTAGATATTTGGGAACAGATGTGTTGCCTATCGATAGCAAATCATATGAGCGTACTTTGCACATCTATGCAGCCTTTAATGCAGAGAATAGGAAAGATCAATCTGAAAGTGTTTATTTAGGCACAATTATTATTCAAAAATCCGATGCATAA
- a CDS encoding RNA polymerase sigma factor, with protein sequence MKESQDHVQLWQKFIQGDRDAFTAIYNTYIGNLHEYAMRILKDQEQVEDCLHDLFTKLWANHKTLGHTDNIKFYLIAALRNNIISFRTRESRFQKEELRDHEAFVLEFDAEANRIKNEESSEQSKKIKAALDQLTGRQKEILYLKYFEELDYEQISELMNISVKGAYKLSARALEGLRAIMNVDKATVILMLFHYRSQLF encoded by the coding sequence TTGAAAGAGTCTCAAGATCATGTTCAACTTTGGCAAAAATTTATCCAGGGAGACAGGGATGCATTCACAGCAATATACAATACCTACATCGGTAACCTGCATGAATATGCAATGCGGATTTTAAAGGACCAGGAGCAGGTAGAAGATTGCCTTCATGACTTATTCACAAAACTATGGGCCAATCATAAAACACTTGGTCATACAGATAATATAAAATTTTATTTGATCGCAGCTTTAAGAAACAACATCATCTCTTTTAGAACCAGAGAAAGCCGATTCCAAAAAGAAGAACTGCGGGACCACGAGGCTTTTGTCCTTGAATTTGATGCAGAAGCCAACAGGATAAAAAACGAGGAATCTTCTGAACAAAGTAAAAAAATTAAAGCCGCACTGGATCAGCTTACCGGGAGACAAAAAGAAATCCTTTACCTTAAGTACTTTGAGGAGTTGGATTATGAACAAATTTCAGAGTTGATGAATATTTCTGTGAAAGGCGCTTATAAACTATCTGCAAGAGCCTTGGAAGGGCTAAGGGCGATCATGAATGTAGACAAAGCCACTGTTATTTTGATGCTTTTTCACTATCGATCACAATTATTTTAA
- a CDS encoding FecR family protein — protein MQHEYYQKYSNIEAFLSDEVFIKAIKDQKPEDISFWNAYEGSAPANIAIYLAAKKELEYIFSAKRIITSDAFKAKLLDKINKSIDQQQYKQTTTKRLYRYIGTAAAILLISMVSLWLKQAEVTINTAYGQKKTVTLPDGSSIMMNANSELTYPLLWKFMRVRKVYLKGEAYFKVVHLNKNPEDIKQNERFQVQTAHLNIEVLGTEFNVKDRRNTAKVTLTQGKVSVWSNRSAQRLTLKPNEMAQQTPTEKLRILQKNAQTESAWTNGNMKMQKTTVKQVIQEFEDTYGLKVILDDPARDSVKIDGTISFRTQEGVLFVLANILNANIKKDGKTIHLQPR, from the coding sequence ATGCAGCACGAATATTATCAAAAATACAGCAACATTGAAGCATTCCTTAGCGATGAAGTTTTCATAAAAGCTATCAAGGACCAAAAACCAGAAGATATTTCCTTCTGGAATGCATATGAGGGTTCAGCACCTGCCAATATTGCGATATATCTTGCTGCAAAAAAGGAGCTTGAATATATCTTTAGTGCAAAAAGGATCATAACTTCAGATGCCTTTAAAGCGAAGCTGTTAGACAAGATCAATAAAAGCATTGACCAACAACAATATAAACAAACTACTACAAAACGCTTGTACAGATATATTGGTACTGCCGCCGCAATACTCCTTATCAGCATGGTGAGCTTATGGTTAAAACAAGCAGAGGTTACCATAAACACAGCTTATGGCCAAAAGAAAACCGTTACCCTGCCTGATGGCAGTTCCATTATGATGAATGCCAACTCTGAACTTACCTATCCCCTACTATGGAAATTTATGCGGGTAAGAAAAGTCTATTTAAAAGGAGAAGCTTATTTTAAGGTGGTTCACTTAAATAAAAATCCCGAGGACATTAAACAAAATGAACGTTTTCAGGTGCAGACGGCACATTTGAACATTGAAGTTCTTGGTACCGAGTTTAATGTTAAAGACCGGCGCAATACCGCTAAAGTAACACTAACACAAGGAAAAGTAAGTGTATGGTCTAACAGATCAGCACAACGCCTTACATTAAAGCCTAATGAGATGGCACAGCAAACGCCTACTGAAAAACTAAGGATCCTGCAAAAGAATGCGCAAACAGAAAGCGCATGGACAAATGGCAACATGAAGATGCAAAAAACCACAGTTAAACAGGTTATACAGGAGTTTGAAGATACCTATGGCCTTAAAGTTATACTCGACGACCCGGCCAGGGATAGCGTAAAAATAGACGGCACCATTTCTTTCAGAACGCAGGAGGGTGTGCTTTTTGTACTCGCCAATATACTAAATGCCAACATAAAAAAAGATGGTAAAACCATCCATTTACAACCCAGATAA